The following proteins come from a genomic window of Actinomycetota bacterium:
- the aroF gene encoding 3-deoxy-7-phosphoheptulonate synthase, translated as MIAGESDKPSNAIPAVSRDGDVTIIAGPCSVESLEQMREVAATLKQLGIRVMRGGAYKPRTSPFSFQGLEEKGLQILREVADEFDLLVVTEVTDSANAELVDEYSDMLQIGTRNMANFSLLKKIGVITAESRKPVLFKRGMAATIEEWLQASNYITMQGNENVILCERGIRTFETATRFTLDITAVPVVKKLSLLPIVIDVSHPTGSADFVPAVSRAAVAVGADGLMVEVHPNPREALCDGAQSLDLEGLTKLVGELKLVAGAVNRNIR; from the coding sequence ATGATTGCGGGCGAGAGCGACAAGCCTTCCAATGCGATTCCCGCCGTCTCGCGTGATGGTGATGTGACGATCATCGCTGGTCCTTGCTCGGTTGAAAGCCTAGAGCAGATGCGTGAAGTGGCTGCTACTTTAAAGCAGCTCGGCATTCGAGTAATGCGGGGAGGAGCGTACAAGCCAAGGACTTCGCCATTCTCCTTTCAGGGCCTGGAAGAAAAGGGTCTGCAGATACTGCGTGAGGTTGCCGATGAGTTCGATCTGCTGGTTGTAACCGAAGTCACCGACTCAGCCAATGCGGAGTTGGTCGACGAGTACTCGGATATGTTGCAGATCGGCACCCGGAATATGGCGAATTTCAGTTTGCTTAAAAAGATCGGTGTGATAACGGCCGAGTCCCGCAAGCCCGTACTGTTCAAGCGTGGAATGGCTGCCACAATCGAGGAGTGGCTTCAGGCCAGCAATTACATCACCATGCAGGGTAACGAGAACGTTATCTTGTGTGAGCGGGGAATCCGGACGTTTGAGACGGCTACACGCTTTACTCTCGATATCACCGCGGTGCCTGTCGTCAAGAAGCTGTCATTGCTGCCGATCGTCATCGATGTATCTCATCCTACCGGTTCAGCCGACTTTGTTCCTGCGGTTTCACGCGCGGCTGTAGCGGTAGGCGCTGATGGCTTGATGGTCGAAGTGCACCCAAATCCGCGGGAGGCTTTATGCGATGGGGCCCAATCTTTAGATTTAGAAGGATTAACTAAACTTGTTGGCGAATTAAAGTTGGTGGCGGGAGCGGTAAACAGGAATATCCGATAG
- a CDS encoding chorismate mutase produces MATPEDMQVADKIAHHRSRIDAIDCQIVRLLNERAAEALAIRELKPQVHWGLYDPKREEEIFGNISRCNEGPLYTENLREIYETVLHVMKELRDQ; encoded by the coding sequence ATGGCTACACCGGAAGATATGCAGGTCGCCGATAAGATAGCGCACCATCGCAGTCGCATCGATGCGATCGACTGTCAGATCGTAAGGTTGCTCAATGAGCGAGCGGCAGAAGCGCTTGCCATTCGAGAGCTGAAACCCCAGGTTCACTGGGGCTTGTACGATCCAAAGCGTGAAGAGGAGATTTTTGGCAATATCTCGCGGTGCAACGAGGGGCCACTCTACACCGAAAATCTCAGGGAAATCTACGAGACGGTTTTGCACGTGATGAAGGAGCTGAGGGATCAATGA